Part of the Apilactobacillus apisilvae genome is shown below.
TCGGAGCTTTACCTCCTAGTTTTGTTTTAATTCTACAATTATTATAATATTTAATCCATTTTTTCATCGCTTTAATTAATGAAGACTTTGTTTCATAATGATTACTCATAATTTCTATTTTCATGATATGAAAGAATGATTCCATTTGTGCATTATCTAGACATGTCCCTTTACGGGACATAGATTGAAATATATGATTATCCTTTAAAAGCTTTTGCCACTTATTATTTTGATACTGAAAACCTTGGTCGCTATGAATGGTAGTTCTATATTTCAAATTGGGTAATGCCTTAATCAAGGCTTTTATTGGCTTAATAGTAAAGTCAACAGTTGGATGTTCGCTAATAGAAAATTTTAATATTTCATCTGAAAATAAATCCATAATGGGTGATAAATAAACTCTATGATTTATATCTTGATTACCATACCTAAATTCACTGACATCAGTTGTTAATTTTTGATATGGACGATCAGTCTTAAATTTTCTGTGAATTCTATTTTTAGCTATATGTCCAACTTTGCCAATATAAGAATTATATTTTCTTCTTTTTCTATTATAGCTATTAGTTGTTAAGTTTAACGTTTTCATTAATCTTAAAACTTTTTTATGGTTAACAACTACGTTGTTATTAATCAAAGCCAAGGTTACACGTCTATAACCATAGTTTGGATTAAAATGTTTGATTTGAGTAATCATCTTTTTTAATTTAATATCTTTATCATTTTCTTTTAAATGACGATAATAGTAGCTTCTACTTATACCAATACTCTTTAAAATGAATGATATAGAAAATCTTTTAAACAAATTAATTAATTTCTTTATATGATTAATAATAGATCCATGATCTTGTTTTATTTGTTCATAACGATAATTAATTAGATAATAATCAAGTTTGTCCTTTAAAGATTTATTAAGTAATTTAAGTTCAATATTATTTGATTTCATTTTTTTAGGGCCACGATTAGTGTATAATCCAATTAGGCCTTTAGTCTCCAATCTTCGCTCCCAAGCAAGGATTGTGCTCGGGGCAGATATGTTGAAGAAAAGTGCTGTTTCTGGATACGAACTGTGGTTAGTGTGCATCCAATGCAGCACTTTTCGTTTATAATCTCCAGAATATACTTTGCTTGGTTGCCTGACAACTAATCCTTTAATGCCGAAGGCATTATACATATGAATCCAATTTAACACAGATGTTCTACTCTTAATATTATATTTTTTAGCAAGACTAGTGGAACCCATTCCTGTTGAAAAATATTCTTTAATTATCTTTTTCTTTAATTCAAAACTAAATTTTGTCATACAAAAACCCCTAAAGCGTTGTTTCACTTTAGGGGTTCACTTCACTAAAGGCTATTTTTATTTAAATTGTTTTTTACGCTTTCCAACATATTGGACAGCTTTCAATGAACGAATCGTTGTCACCTTAATATTACCAGGATAGGTTAATTCATCTTGAATTTGATCTCTAACATGTCTAGTCAAAGATTTACTTTTATCATCATTTAGCATCTCAGGATTAACAATAATTCTAATTTCACGACCAGCCTGGATAGCATAACTATCCTTTACTCCAGCATGCTGATTAGCAATATTTTCAAGGTTTCTTAACCTAGTAACATATTCTTCAATCGATTCACTTCTAGCACCAGGTCGTGCGCCAGACATTGAATCAGCGGTTGCAACTAGAATAGAAATTGGATCAATCGGATCAACATCTCCATGATGGGAGGCAATTGAGTTAATTACAATGTCATCTTCATTGAACGCCTTAGTTAACTTAACACCTAATTCAACATGGGTTCCATCAACTTCGTGGTCAATTGCCTTACCAATATCATGTAAAAGACCAGAACGCTTAGCTAACTTAACATTTAGCCCTAATTCGGCAGCTAAAACTCCGGTAATTTGAGCAACTTCAATTGAATGATATAAAACATTTTGACCATAACTAGTTCTAAACTTTAATTTACCAATAATCTTCATTAAGTCCGGATGCATTAGACCAATTTTTAATGATTTAACAACATTTTCACCAGTCTCACGTAATCCAGCATGAACGCGTTGAGTAGCAACATTGACTTGGTATTCAATATTATTATTAGTAAATTTACGTGAAATCATCAAGTTATCAATTGTCATCCTAACAATCTCACGACGAAATGCATCATGGGTAACAATGTGTAATAATAGCGAGTTATCATCATCAAAAATTAAATCCGTTCCCGTCAATGATTGTATTAATCGAATATGTTGTTCTTCTTTACCAATCAACTTGGCTTTCATATCACTACTGGGTAATACAACATTTCTTTCAATATGTGTCTTAGGCTCATCCCTTGCACCACGCTGAATGGCCTCAATTAGCAATGAATTAGCTTTTTTGTTAGCAGAAACTTTGTTCTCAGCTAATTGATATTTAACTTCAATATCTGATTCACGTTTTAATTTTAAGTTAGTTTCATCTAAAACTTGTTGCTTAGCTTCTGCAAAATTGGTTTTACTAATTTTTTCCAATAATTCTTGTCGCTTATTTAAAAGGTCGTGAGCATTGTCAAGTACATTATCAATTTTACTGCTATATTCATTTTGTTTAGTTTGACGTTCTTTTAATTCATTAGCAGTTGTAATCAAATGCTGTTTAGTTTGATTTAAAAAATTCTCATGTTGGTCTAAACGTTGTTTGCGAGTTTCATTTTCGTATTGTTGAGTGTCAATTTCATCATCAGCATTATCATGATATTGATCAATTTCTGATTTATCATCATTAATAATATCATGATACTTTTCATTAACATCTCGATCACTAGACTCAATATAATAATTCGCTTTCATTTGGGCATTTTTCAATAAATTTTTAATTCTAAAAACATCAAATGATACTCCCAAAATAATTCCTAAAATCAAAAACAAAATTATCAAAAAGCTAATCAATCTTTTTCCTCCTCTCTGCAATATTGCTTACAATATTTTTTATTATACGATTTAAATCGTTATTTTTTGTAGTGTTAGTACACTCTTATAATGATAACATTTTAAAAAGCATTTTTTATAATAATCATCATAATTTTAAAAAATAGGCTATAAATTAATTATAACCTATTAGTAAAATATTTAGTTAAAGTACTTAGACAAAAATTCTTTAATTGTTTTAACATATAATTGTGGATCAGTTTTATAAGATGATGCATGAGCAGCTTTCTTAACTAATAAGAGTTGCTTAGGTCCACGACTAGCTTCATATAAAGGATGTACCATTCTAGTTGGTACAAAGTTATCATTATCACCATGAATAAATAAAATTGGTTTATGATTTTTCTTAACTTGGTTTAAAGCAGATGCTTTATACATACTATAACCAGCTCTTAAATGAGTAATTCCACTCACAATTGGGACCAATGGCCACCTAGGAAAATCTGATAAATGGTATAGCTGTTTGGCTTCATAATTAATTTCATCGGCTACACTGGTGTATCCACAATCTTCAATATAAGCTTTAAGCTGTTTAGGAACTGATTTTTCACCAGAAACCATCATTGTCGTAGCTCCACCCATACTTACACCAAACATAACCATTTCGGAATCCTTACCATTTTCTTCAATAACTCGACGCATCCATTTGATATAATCCATTCGATCTGGCCAACCATAACCAACATAGTTTCCTTGACTTTGTCCATGGCCACGAGTATCTGGTGTTAAAACGTTATAACCCATTTTATGAAAAATATAAGCATATGGTGCCATCTGTTCTTTATTACCCATATAACCATGTGCAACAATCACTGTTTTGTTAGTCTTTTTATCAGCAGGAAGATAATTAGCAACTAACTTTAAATGGTCAGTTGTTGACATTTGTGTCCAACGATATTTTTTAGCATTTTTATACCACTCAGTCCCCGGATAAAGTGGCGAACTTTTAGATATTTTTTGCTTACTTAAAAAATTCTTTTTACCCGGCACTACTGCAACATGATAAAAATATAGGCCAGCGCCTAAAAATCCAAAACATATTAGAAAGAAAAATATTCCAATTGTTGTTAATAAAAGTTTAATTTTTTTGCCCAAATGAAATCGCTCCATTCAATTTAATACTATTATGATTATATGTTTCAAAATAAGAAAACTCAACTAATAGACGATTTAAGTTATAACAAGTTCAGAGGTGTTCAAAATGTTTCCTAACAGATTAAAAGCTTTACGTAACGATAAAAATTTAAATTTTAAACAACTAGCCAATAATTTAAACCAAATGTTTCCAAATAGTCGACATAATAATACTGCCGCTCAAATTGGTAACTGGGAACGAGGCGTTCGATCACCGTCTTATTTTGAAATCAAAAAATTAGCAACATATTTTAATGTAAGCATGGACTACTTAAGTGGTCGCAACTCCATTCAACATTTAGAGTTAGATTCTATATTGATGAGCGACAATCAAATTAAATTTAATGATAAGAATTTAAGTAAAAATGATCGTTATGAAATTTTTCAATTAATTAAGGGTTATTTACATAGTAAGCAAGAAAATAATAATGATATAAATCAAAATAATATGAATGATTACCAGGAAACATTAAATATTAAATTTAAATAAAAAGATGATTTCATTATTAGAAATGAAGTGACCCCCAAAAGTTGGACAAGAAATTGTTCAATATTTTGGGGGTCATTTTTTGGTTAAATTTAGTTATGAATTTAAATTAAATGTTGTTTTAGAATATCTACAAGGATATGGTTCCACTTATCTTTGTAAAAAATATAATATTGTGAATCCTAGTACTGTTTTACTATGGATTAATATGTATAAAGCCTACGGCTTAAAGGGTTTAATTGTAAGAAATTACGGTAAAGTGTATTCTGGTGAGTATAAAATAAAAGTGCTGAATTGGATGCACACTCAACAAAAGTCATATCCAGAAACAGCACTTCATTTCAATATATCTGCCAGTAGTACCATCTTCACTTGGCAGAGAAGAATGGAGACTAAAGGTATACGTTCATTATACAACAAACGTGGCCGTCCTAAAATGCAGAAAACTGAATTAAAAGTAACCTCATGTCAAAAAAATTTAGCTAATGAATACATGATTAAGTATGTGTATACAAAAATTCAAATGAAACATCCTAAGAGTAGTAAATTTGAGGTTGTACATAAGCTGATTAATCAATTAAAATCTTTATCTAAAAGTTATATTTTACAGGTAATTCAATATTCTCGCAGTGTTTATTACTATAACTTGAAGAAAGCGAAGCTTTCTTATGATAATTCTTACATTGAAAATAAAATCAAAAATATTATTATTAAGCACGCTGCTTACGGATATCGCAGAATAACTGCAGTATTAAGACAATCAGGCCTGAAAATTAATCATAAACGTGTACAAAATATAATGAAACGTAATAATTGGCAATGTAAATTGTTTAGTCGACGCAAACGTAAGTATAATTCATATAAAGGTCAAGTAGGCAGAATTGCTAATAATATATTAAATGGTGATTTTACAGCCAATAAATTTGGTCAAAAAATTACTACTGATGTTAGTGAATTTAGATATGGCAATGAAGATATAAACCATCGGGTTTATTTATCACCAGTAATGGATTTATATTCAGACAAAATATTATCTTTTAATATTAGTAGACATCCAAATGTAAGTTTTACTTTAAAAGCACTAAATGAAGCAATGCTTAATCTAAAATCATTACCTTATAGAACTATTGTACATAGTGATCAAGGTTTTCAATATCAACATCATAGTTGGGTTAATACATTGAAAAAATATAATGCGATTCAGTCTATGTCCCGTAAAGGGACATGCTTAGATAATGCACAGATGGAATCATTTTTTCATATTATGAAAAGTGAAATGATGAATGTTCATTATAATACAAAAGAATCCTTAATCCATGCCATGAAAGTATGGATTAAGGATTACAATAATAATAGAATAAAAGAAAAACTAGGATACCAGTCACCAAATAAATATTTGGGATTAATATCCTAGTAAAAGTTGTCCAACTTTTGGGGTTCACATCAAAATCATCTTTTTATTTTATTAATCCTTTGGTAAGTTAGGATTCTTTAAGCGAGCAAATTGCCCTTTAAATTCTTTCGCATTAACTTGAATATCTTTCTTTTTATTAAATGTTTCATCATTCAATGAAACGGTGTAATCAGCATTTTCACCGTGTTCGGATTCATCTAATCCACGCATTTCTTCTTGTTTAGTAACCCGCATTGGCATTATTAATTTCAATAAAGAAATAATAACTGAGCAAGCGATAACAACAAAAATAATGGTTCCAATAGTTGCAATCAATTGAACACCAACCATATGAAAGCCACCGCCATAGAACAAACCATTAGTAGTTACAGCTGAGTTAACTGATTTAGTAGCTAAAAATCCAGTTAGAATACTACCAACAATTCCGCTAACACCATGGCAACCAAATGCATCTAAAACATCATCAACGCCAATTTTAGACTTTAGATAGTTAACAAAGAAATAACTTGCCAAAGTAGCAAGAATTCCAATAACGAATGCACCAGTAATTGTAACAAAACCTGCAGCAGGTGTAATTCCAACTAATCCACAAAGCGTACCAGTACATACACCCGATAATTGGGGTTTCCCTATAAAATGCATATCTAGTAACATCCAAACAATCATTGAAGTAGCT
Proteins encoded:
- a CDS encoding IS3 family transposase, whose translation is MTKFSFELKKKIIKEYFSTGMGSTSLAKKYNIKSRTSVLNWIHMYNAFGIKGLVVRQPSKVYSGDYKRKVLHWMHTNHSSYPETALFFNISAPSTILAWERRLETKGLIGLYTNRGPKKMKSNNIELKLLNKSLKDKLDYYLINYRYEQIKQDHGSIINHIKKLINLFKRFSISFILKSIGISRSYYYRHLKENDKDIKLKKMITQIKHFNPNYGYRRVTLALINNNVVVNHKKVLRLMKTLNLTTNSYNRKRRKYNSYIGKVGHIAKNRIHRKFKTDRPYQKLTTDVSEFRYGNQDINHRVYLSPIMDLFSDEILKFSISEHPTVDFTIKPIKALIKALPNLKYRTTIHSDQGFQYQNNKWQKLLKDNHIFQSMSRKGTCLDNAQMESFFHIMKIEIMSNHYETKSSLIKAMKKWIKYYNNCRIKTKLGGKAPKEYRKLYLLENK
- the rny gene encoding ribonuclease Y; translated protein: MISFLIILFLILGIILGVSFDVFRIKNLLKNAQMKANYYIESSDRDVNEKYHDIINDDKSEIDQYHDNADDEIDTQQYENETRKQRLDQHENFLNQTKQHLITTANELKERQTKQNEYSSKIDNVLDNAHDLLNKRQELLEKISKTNFAEAKQQVLDETNLKLKRESDIEVKYQLAENKVSANKKANSLLIEAIQRGARDEPKTHIERNVVLPSSDMKAKLIGKEEQHIRLIQSLTGTDLIFDDDNSLLLHIVTHDAFRREIVRMTIDNLMISRKFTNNNIEYQVNVATQRVHAGLRETGENVVKSLKIGLMHPDLMKIIGKLKFRTSYGQNVLYHSIEVAQITGVLAAELGLNVKLAKRSGLLHDIGKAIDHEVDGTHVELGVKLTKAFNEDDIVINSIASHHGDVDPIDPISILVATADSMSGARPGARSESIEEYVTRLRNLENIANQHAGVKDSYAIQAGREIRIIVNPEMLNDDKSKSLTRHVRDQIQDELTYPGNIKVTTIRSLKAVQYVGKRKKQFK
- a CDS encoding alpha/beta hydrolase, translated to MERFHLGKKIKLLLTTIGIFFFLICFGFLGAGLYFYHVAVVPGKKNFLSKQKISKSSPLYPGTEWYKNAKKYRWTQMSTTDHLKLVANYLPADKKTNKTVIVAHGYMGNKEQMAPYAYIFHKMGYNVLTPDTRGHGQSQGNYVGYGWPDRMDYIKWMRRVIEENGKDSEMVMFGVSMGGATTMMVSGEKSVPKQLKAYIEDCGYTSVADEINYEAKQLYHLSDFPRWPLVPIVSGITHLRAGYSMYKASALNQVKKNHKPILFIHGDNDNFVPTRMVHPLYEASRGPKQLLLVKKAAHASSYKTDPQLYVKTIKEFLSKYFN
- a CDS encoding helix-turn-helix domain-containing protein → MFPNRLKALRNDKNLNFKQLANNLNQMFPNSRHNNTAAQIGNWERGVRSPSYFEIKKLATYFNVSMDYLSGRNSIQHLELDSILMSDNQIKFNDKNLSKNDRYEIFQLIKGYLHSKQENNNDINQNNMNDYQETLNIKFK
- a CDS encoding IS3 family transposase, which gives rise to MVKFSYEFKLNVVLEYLQGYGSTYLCKKYNIVNPSTVLLWINMYKAYGLKGLIVRNYGKVYSGEYKIKVLNWMHTQQKSYPETALHFNISASSTIFTWQRRMETKGIRSLYNKRGRPKMQKTELKVTSCQKNLANEYMIKYVYTKIQMKHPKSSKFEVVHKLINQLKSLSKSYILQVIQYSRSVYYYNLKKAKLSYDNSYIENKIKNIIIKHAAYGYRRITAVLRQSGLKINHKRVQNIMKRNNWQCKLFSRRKRKYNSYKGQVGRIANNILNGDFTANKFGQKITTDVSEFRYGNEDINHRVYLSPVMDLYSDKILSFNISRHPNVSFTLKALNEAMLNLKSLPYRTIVHSDQGFQYQHHSWVNTLKKYNAIQSMSRKGTCLDNAQMESFFHIMKSEMMNVHYNTKESLIHAMKVWIKDYNNNRIKEKLGYQSPNKYLGLIS